In a genomic window of Cuculus canorus isolate bCucCan1 chromosome 4, bCucCan1.pri, whole genome shotgun sequence:
- the EIF2AK3 gene encoding eukaryotic translation initiation factor 2-alpha kinase 3 has product MRGPRGRSALAAFTVLVLFGGVAAGGPEPLPGDAAAGEAAFGLGAAAAPAALTAGSADVTVEDDEAGVAPTAPGEQEPEGSGEARTGGRSLIIISTLDGRIAALDPENSGRKQWDLDVGSGSLVSSSLSKPEVFGNKMIIPSLDGDLFQWDRDRESMEAVPFTVESLLESSYKFGEDVVLVGGKSLTTYGLSSYSGKVRYICSAMGCRRWDDDETEQEETLLLHRTQKTVRAVGPRSGNEKWNFSVGHFELRYVPDIETRAGYIESNFKSNMNKEETKIISDVDEQEAMMKDTVIKVSVADWKVMAFNKRGGHLEWEYQFCTPIASAWLVKDGKVIPISLFDDTSYTASNEVLEDEEDLVEAARGATESSVYLGMYRGQLYLQSSVRISEKFPTNPKALESRNDNSIIPLPKIKWKPLIHSPSRTPVLVGSDEFDKCLSNDKYSHEEYSNGALSVLQYPYDNGYYLPYYKRERNKRSTQITVRFFDDTNYKNIRKKDPVLLLHWWKEIVGTIVFCIVATTFIVRKLFHPHPYSRLRKESETQCQTDNKYEPTCGDVKDTSWSDVKNSGYVSRYLTDFEPIQCLGRGGFGVVFEARNKVDDCNYAIKRIRLPNRELAREKVMREVKALAKLEHPGIVRYFNAWLEAPPERWQEKMDEQWLKDISTDWPLSSPSPMDVPSFKIRTEPFSTKEHIEVIATSSEGVRSVGIRCGQSESSGSQFSPLEFSATDNRDLHQSEDPLLNLQDSVLTGCDVEDATVSKYKLGHSLEICSSAVPVVHLREGTSSSIVFEDSGCGNASSKEDKIDVSHDESLSENKAKSTKESNNQKSASGSPLSVSPPRPTSLSLDLSKNVTEKVKPTSPKVYLYIQMQLCRKENLKDWMSRRCMIEERERTECLQIFLQIAEAVDFLHSKGLMHRDLKPSNIFFTMDDVVKVGDFGLVTAMDQDEEEESVLTPMPAYARHTGQVGTKLYMSPEQICGNTYSHKVDIFSLGLILFELLYPFSTQMERVRTLSDVRNLKFPPLFTQKYAQEYTMVKDMLSPSPTERPEAAAIIENPVFEDLELPPKPVLRQRSRTMSLSGNKHSRQPSK; this is encoded by the exons ATCTCTAATAATTATCAGCACTTTGGATGGACGAATTGCTGCACTGGATCCAGAAAACAGTGGAAGGAAACAGTGGGATCTGGATGTAGGATCAGGTTCTCTTGTGTCATCCAGTCTCAGTAAACCAGAG GTATTTGGAAATAAGATGATAATCCCTTCCCTGGATGGGGACCTTTTCCAATGGGATCGGGATCGAGAGAGCATGGAAGCAGTTCCTTTCACAGTTGAATCTCTTCTTGAGTCATCCTACAAATTTGGTGAGGACGTTGTTTTAGTTGGGGGAAAGTCTTTGACGACCTATGGGCTGAGCTCATACTCAGGGAAG GTGAGGTACATCTGCTCAGCCATGGGCTGTCGCCGGTGGGATGATGATGAAACAGAACAGGAAGAGACACTCCTACTACACCGAACCCAGAAGACAGTTCGTGCAGTGGGACCACGCAGTGGCAATGAAAA gtgGAATTTCAGCGTTGGTCACTTTGAGCTGCGCTATGTCCCAGATATTGAAACTAGAGCAGGATATATTGAGAgcaattttaaatcaaatatgaacaaagaagaaacaaaaataatttcagatgtCGATGAGCAGGAAGCTATGATGAAAGATACAGTGATAAAGGTCTCAGTAGCTGACTGGAAAGTGATGGCTTTTAACAAACGAGGAGGACATCTGGAATGGGAATACCAG ttttgcactCCAATTGCTTCTGCGTGGCTTGTTAAGGATGGCAAAGTAATTCCAATCAGTCTGTTTGATGACACAAGCTACACTGCGAGCAATGAAGTACTGGAAGATGAAGAAGATCTTGTGGAAGCTGCAAGAGGAGCCACGGAATCAAGTGTCTATTTGG GTATGTACAGAGGCCAGCTGTATCTTCAGTCATCAGTCAGAATTTCTGAGAAATTCCCAACAAATCCAAAAGCTCTGGAATCCAGAAACGATAATTCAATTATTCCTCTTCCCAAAATTAAATGGAAACCTTTAATCC ATTCTCCTTCCAGGACTCCAGTGTTGGTTGGGTCTGATGAGTTTGATAAGTGTCTCAGCAATGACAAGTATTCTCATGAAGAGTACAGTAATGGAGCACTTTCAGTCCTGCAGTATCCGTATG ATAATGGTTATTACTTACCCTACtataagagagagagaaataagcGTAGCACCCAGATCACTGTTAGATTTTTTGATGATACGAATTACAAGAACATTCGCAAAAAAGATCCTGTTCTTCTGCTTCACTGGTGGAAAGAAATTGTTGGCACCATTGTATTTTGCATCGTGGCCACAACTTTTATCGTGCGGAAGCttttccatccccatccttaCAGCAGA CTGCGGAAGGAATCTGAAACACAGTGTCAGACTGATAATAAATATGAGCCCACTTGTGGAGATGTTAAAGATACCAGCTGGAGCGACGTCAAGAACTCTGGATATGTGTCAAG ATATCTAACAGATTTTGAACCAATTCAGTGTCTGGGTCGTGGAGGTTTTGGAGTAGTTTTTGAAGCCAGAAATAAAGTGGACGACTGCAACTATGCTATCAAAAGGATCCGTTTACCTAACAG GGAGCTGGCTCGTGAAAAGGTGATGCGAGAAGTCAAGGCTTTGGCTAAACTTGAACATCCAGGTATTGTTCGATATTTCAATGCATGGCTGGAAGCTCCACCTGAAAGATGGCAGGAAAAGATGGATGAACAGTGGTTAAAAGATATCAG CACTGACTGGCCACTCAGTTCTCCCAGTCCAATGGATGTCCCGTCATTTAAGATCAGAACAGAGCCGTTTTCTACAAAGGAGCACATTGAAGTTATTGCTACTTCGTCGGAGGGAGTAAGGTCTGTGGGAATACGCTGTGGTCAGTCCGAATCATCTGGAAGCCAGTTTTCTCCTCTGGAATTTTCTGCCACGGACAACAGGGACTTACACCAGTCAGAAGATCCACTGTTAAACCTTCAGGACAGCGTTCTTACGGGCTGTGATGTAGAAGACGCTACAGTCAGCAAATACAAGCTGGGTCACTCCTTGGAAAtttgttcttcagctgttcctgtTGTACATCTGAGGGAGGGGACCTCCTCTTCTATTGTGTTTGAGGATTCCGGTTGTGGAAATGCTTCTAGTAAGGAAGATAAAATTGATGTTTCACATGATGAAAGTCTTTCTGAGAATAAGGCAAAAAGTACAAAGGAATCCAATAACCAGAAATCTGCTTCAGGAAGTCCCCTCTCTGTTTCTCCGCCAAGGCCGACAAGTTTAAGCCTGGACCTTTctaaaaatgttacagaaaaagTCAAGCCCACCTCTCCAAAGGTATATCTTTACATCCAGATGCAGCTCTGCCGGAAAGAGAACCTTAAAGACTGGATGAGCAGAAGATGCATGatagaggagagggaaaggacaGAGTGCCTGCAGATATTTCTGCAGATAGCTGAAGCGGTTGACTTTCTGCATAGCAAAGGATTAATGCACAGGGATCTCAAG ccttccaatatatttttcacAATGGATGACGTAGTAAAAGTTGGGGATTTTGGACTGGTAACTGCTATGGACcaagatgaagaggaggaatCGGTACTTACCCCAATGCCAGCTTATGCCAGGCACACAGGACAAGTAGGAACCAAACTCTACATGAGCCCAGAACAG aTCTGTGGGAACACGTACTCACACAaagtggatattttttctttgggaCTGATTCTGTTTGAGCTGCTTTACCCTTTCAGCACACAGATGGAGAGAGTCAGG ACCTTAAGCGATGTTAGAAATTTGAAGTTTCCACCATTGTTCACTCAGAAATATGCACAAGAG tacACCATGGTCAAGGACATGCTCTCTCCAAGTCCCACTGAAAGACCAGAGGCTGCAGCAATCATAGAAAATCCTGTATTTGAAGACTTGGAACTCCCACCAAAACCAGTGCTTAGGCAGAGGTCACGGACAATGAGTTTATCAGGAAATAAGCATTCAAGACAACCAAGCAAATAA